The genomic region atataaaataaataattaacttcttcattatttatttatttttgaataatttcattataagttttgATAATATGTGCTCTTTTTAACACAATACCTAAAACTACTTATAACCCttccccaacccataaataatAGTATAATGTGTTTTAACACATTCGAACTTACGTATTCCTACATTAACAATAATACTTATTCCTACATTGACAATAATACTCATGCTAATAGAATTAAGACTTAATCGACTACACTCTTAATTATTGTAATAACAATCCACtaactaaaataaaatgcaattcataaaatttatgatataataaaaaatttaatttgtatGTATAAAATTTCAGGTGATTTTAGTTCCCCCAATTGTGACACTAAAATTTACAAGGCCAAATGGCAAATACATTAATTACAAACTATAGTAGAGTGCAAGTGTTCCTGAAAAATCTAGACCATTGATTTACTAGAAAATTGACGATCCAACGGTAACTAATTAAGGAGAATTATGTtattaaaagacaaaataaaatccAAGTTTGAGGCAACATATGTGTTGGAAAATCTAAATTTAGCACATTGGAAttttcaaaaaacaaaaaaatatttaataaaataaaaaaaatcaggaGTTTTGATATTTGTTAATGATTATGTAAATTTAAATAGTCAAAACTGTTAGAATGAAAGTCGAAAATCAAGCAAATTATATTGCCTTAATTCTCTGTATATCATTTATGAAATCTATCTGTAAAGATTTAACATTCTTTTTTAAgttttactaaaaattatttaaaaaaaaaatcatttaaagggACTTTTCCTTTATATAAACTTATCAAGTTGTGTTAGTTAGAAATGAAGTTGAAAGACAAGTTTTCACCAGGAAAAGTTTAAGCATGTTTGGTTTTCATCTACCACTAAGCAGCTTCATAATTTAAACACTCCAACCCTCAATTTTATAGTTTTGGTTGGTAAGTTTAATCATTTCTTCACCCCTTTCATTTGTGTTTTGTTTGGTAagttttttcaatttttgttctttttttcagATTATTTAAAACCCTGAGAAAGTTCTGGGTTTTGAGTTCTGAAAACTTTGGACTCTGGAAAATGTGTTTTTTTAGGCTTACAATTAACTTCAACTTCTTGGTGTTTATGTTTTTTCTTCTATAATGTAAAATATATTCTCTTTATGGAAGAATATATTTTGTGTTTAATGATTTGATTTCTTTCCCATGTTTGTTTGTTtgcaaattaaaatatatttcagTGTGAAttcttttgatttatttttttttatttccatgTTTACTGAAGATTTGAATTTCTTGTTCTTATAATGTTACTCagatttcatttcttttaatatatttcCTCTACAATTTACAgagatttttttaaaagaaaaagactGAACTGCAGAGTAATTTtgcaaagctttttttttttaaagactatttgtgtgttttttttttcctgcCATTTAACTGGAtctgcaattttttttttttgaagacaTAGATTCTCTGCCTTTAACCTAACAGTTTAGTTAGATACCATAGCTGAAATTTGTATCTacttttttttaatcatttttatttttatttataattaatatgtttttttttttaattttcgcaGTGATTAAACAGATGGAATTTTCCGACTACACACAGATCTTATTCAATAGAATCAAGAAAATTGATCCTGAAAATGTTTCAAAGATCATAGGGTATCTACTGTTGCAAGACTATGGTGATCAAGAGATTGTTCAGTTAGCTACTTGTCCTGATATAGTTATGCAGGAAGTTATTTATAAATCAAAGCTTGAACTGCAACAACTACCATTTAAATCCGCTTCGCCCCCCATATCGCCTTCGATGAACTCGGTCCCTACTCTTGAATTGCCTTCACAGTTCTCTTCCTTTTCACCACCTGTTTCCCCATCTGTTTGCTCTAAGCTTTTTTTGTCTCCTAGAAGTGTCCAGGTTACATCCCCTTACTGGGACCAACAGCTTGTAGCTAAACATAGCCCGGATTTTACGACGTCCGGTTACTTGGATTCCATGTCTGATTTGCAGGCTCATACTCAGTTATTGAGTTTGGAAGATCCAATAGAGTTTGTTGAAAATGGAGGATTTTCAATGGCTAATCATGACGTTAAAGTAGGACGTCGGTATCAAAATCTGCCTAGCTTTCCTGTTAAGACTTGTCATTATTTTAACAAAGGGTACTGTAAGCATGGAAGTAACTGTAGGTACTTTCATGGTCAAGTTTCGGATAACTTCCCTCAAATGTTTGTCCATAATTCGATGGATGCTGTTAGTGAAGATCATGTTATGTCACTCGAGAAGTTGGAGGTTGAGTTAGTCGAGCTTCTGAAAACAAAGAGAGGGGATCCGGTTTCCATCGCATCGCTGCCTTTGTTGTATTACGAGAAGTATGGCAAAGTTCTGCAGGCAGATGGTTATCTCACCGAGAGCCAGAGACATGGCAAAGCAGGTTACAGTTTGACAAAGCTTCTTGCGAGGTTGAAAAACACGATCCGAGTAATTGACAGGTAATTATGATCTACATTTGCTGTGGAATAAGTTAGTTTTGAGGATTTATTTGAATCGTTCTTTCATGATTGTGTCGCAGGCCTCACGGACAGCATTCCGTCATTTTGGCTGAAGATGCTCCCAAGTACATGGAAAACCGAAACGATAGAAACGATCCAGGTCCGATTGTAAGTGGATCAAGACAGATATATCTTACATTTCCTGCTGAGAGCACTTTTAGTGAAGATGATGTCTCTAACTATTTCAGGTAACATGATAACCAAGTCCTTTGCAGGCTTATTTTGCTATCATATATGGTTTTCCAAAGTTTACTTACTTTTCCTGGTTTCTAATTGCAGCAACTATGGACAAGTTGAAGATGTACGGATTCCCTGCCAACAGAAACGGATGTTCGGGTTTGTAACCTTTGTCAGTGCGGATACTGTGAAGATGATCTTGGCAAAAGGAAATCCACATTATGTCTGTGGGGCTCGTGTTCTTGTGAAGCCTTACAGGGAAAAATCAAAGCTGGTTGACAGGTAAATATAATTGTTCCTCTTCTTCATTTCTATATACGAAGTTCACACAATATATCTAATGGTAAGATTCAATTTTCATGCAGGAAGTACCCGGAAAGAATTGAGTCTCCAATGTTTTATCCTCCACATTATATTGACATGGAATCCGAGCTTCAGTCGAGTAAGTTTACAAACTTATTGCAAGCATTGTAAATCAATTCGTGTCAGTTGATCATGATGATTCATTCTGAATGATAGGCATATTAATGTcctttcatatttcaacaatGATTTAGTTTCATCGTTGAGTGCCAGCTTCTGCTTAAAATAACTTGTGCTCAACTGATATATGATTTCTCAGTTCCAAGAGGATACGCAACATCTAGGTTGTTCAAGAAGCAGTTTATGGAAGATCCGGAGCAAATCTTTCAACCTCCGAGGAGGCGCCTTTCAGATATTCATTTGGCACAAAAGCCGCTGGCCAATCAGTCCTTCTTTGCCCACTCCATGAATGAGTTGAAAGTCGTAGACGGTATCGAACTTTTCATACTCAACAATTTGACCTCCTCACTAATTCTATCCCATAAAATGCTTTCTTTTCCATCGAGCAGATCAACTCAATTTCCCGTCGGCCGAATTCAATTATCTCTTGGAAGCTCTCAACACCAGCACTGCATCAGATGAAAAAATCAAGCATGTAGAAGCTGACAACAACGACCAGGAGAGGTATTCTCGAACCCCAAAACTACACGAATTTTTCATCTTATCCATCGTTGGTTATAACAATTGTTTCCAACGTTGGTTCATCTGCAGTGACGGACTCAATCTGCCAGATAGTCCCTTCACTTCTGCCATAGCTAGTGGCATTTCCGCTGTCATTTAGGCCCCTTCTCCCCCAAGCAACACacataatagagagagagagttAGTACCAGTTCCAATGGTGACAATCTGCTAATTTATACATAAACAAGCCCTTTTACATTCCCCTCCCCCCCCCCTCTTTAACATTTGCTTTTCAAAGTCATCTGCAAGTACATATCATCCGGAACAAAAGCCCGAAGGAAGGATCTCCCCCTCTGTGAAGCAGCCGAAAATAAAGACGAATATGATACATACAAGTATATATAAAGAAGGATCTACagttttttatgttaaaaatcACAGGGACAAGGCAAGAGAGGTATGGATCTTTAGAAGAGGATGTAATATaggtcctttttctttttttaggtGAATCAACaaaaaaagaaatagagaagAGTGTGCAGAGAGTTTCAATTATGTTTGGAATCACTGTAACACTAGCAACAGATTTCAAATAACTTCAACAGACAAAGATAGCAACTTGTCAGCACTTTACACTCCCTACTTCCATTCTTTTTTACTGTTTTTGGTATGTTAATGCAAAGTCCAAATTTAAGCATCGAAAAAGATGGATTACATTGTATCATTCTTAAGGTTTCATCTTTGGAAGTTGACACTACAACCACGCGGTGGGTCCATAATATTTTCGACTCTAAATTGGACCTACCTGTATCTTATATGATAGTCTCAGGTGGAGTAGAATATAACTCCGCCATTCACGCAAAAGTGGAAACTAAAGCTGGAAAGTTATGTTACTTTTGGTGGTTTAATTGTTTGAAAATATTAGGAGTATGTGAAGCAATCATTTGAATAGAGTCACATTATTTATACCTCTCCTAACATCATCTATACCTCAAAATTCTCTCCCAAATTAATCATTCTTTACTTTTTACTTTAATTAACAGTTAAACAAAACCTTTGAAATTGATCTAAACCCgcttgttataggccaattttagTCCAGTTACATTTACAACATAAGCCTACCTACCCACCACCTACCCAATACACATAACTCATTCTCAAACCCAAACTAAATCAAAAACTACCTAAACCTACCCAACAGACCCATTTTACACTAAAACCCAATACTGGCCCAAACCTAATTGAAACCCTAAACCCAATTCAGCAAGGACAAAGCCATCACAAACCCTAGCCACCAACCCTCTGACATTGCCGCACCTAAGGTCTCCTCCACCCCCTAAGCGCCGCCAACGTCCCATCGCCTATACCAGCCTCTGCTCCACCGTTCAACCACTACCTGCACAGCAAACAGAACACGCAACAGCAGCAAAAAATAAGAAATAGACAGTGTAACAAAActggctataaaagccgaatggAAACCATTGTAAAAGGGGATGGGTTCTTTTGAATATTCAAGGACaaacaaatcaatacaaaattagATTCCAATACATATGTAGCGgcgatttcaaaaaaaaaaatacaagaatAACACCAATCGAAGAACCAAATACCGATATCAAAGGTATAAGGTGATCTAgtctttctattttttatttattttcgaaTCTATACTTCTATACATCTCACATATTAAAAgtataaaagaaaaaagagaaaataaataccTTCAAGGTTAccaagaaaaagggaaaatcgACTTAATCACAGCAGACACATGATCGCCGATATGAAACGTATGACGGTGATCAGTATTGGCGATCGGAGATCTGGGCTAGAGATCGGGGAAGAGAGAAAGTGGGGAGCAAAAGGTTTTTTTTTGGAAGAAGgctgaaatggaaaataaaaaaatttttggggtttAAATAGGGGTCactaaacggcgtcgtttagcTAAGCCCACTTAACCcccaaaacggcatcgttttgggGAAACCGACCCGATCCGACCCGCCCCCAgccaaggatccgcgtgtttttatacGAAAGGGCTAATTGCACCTTttgcccttccgctttttcattactttgcaatttagttttTTAAAGTCTTAAATTTGCCCCGAATTTGCGTTTGGATTTCAATTGAGTCCTGCTTGGTGCTGCGTGTTTTAGAAAAAGGGTTTATTATCCGATTTGGTTCCTCCCCGTTGCTTAGGCGTTTAACCTTTTCTTATCTATTAGATTTCAAATTTGCCCCAGATTTTCTGTTTCAAATTCAACTTAATCCTTTTTCGTTATTTAGCTATTTTTATTGATAAATTCGTTAGTTTTgctatctttattattatttatattattgttatcattaatatttatgattactattattaatattattattacctaTCCTTTTATTATTGTCATTAACTTATATCATCGTTATTAAAGTACcaatattttctattattattattattattactattatttctttatctttatattatattatattatattattagtttttactattattagtattTGTTCTAGCTACAACTAATATTTCTAATATGCATATATATAGTTTTACGtaacattattaataattattcttttaatattatttttaatacatgtgtatattcttttaatagatattatgtatacatttttatatTACTTATATGTATCtttttagtattatgtatatattatgtacatatttttaatgttattagttacatatatttcttatacttttccatgtatgtattttttatatCATCTTACGACGTATACAAAtactatgttatatatataatataaattttaataccatattatgtatatattattattatatctattttatcctattaaatttgttgttaatacTAGTACATACATTttattataggagtatatatatacctttatatatagtattattttcatacatcattatatttattattatactattattttcactattatcacttattattttattttaaatattattatgtatatatttttcatatatgttatgtacatacattttcaatatttattatatatatattatgtatatattttaacattactagttatatatttttactatcttatgtatatacttcaaataCTATATAGtgtatttctaacactattactatttatatatatatatatatatatatatatatatatatatatattacgaacatactcttaatatcattattatatatatatatattcattgtttttatttcgtgtttgatgctattattacgtttaatatatcgcaAGCATTGTTATTGTGTTTAATATTATTGTCGTATTTGTTATGTGCTTCGATGTAtttctaactcttttattttttgtttcccgcctattttatatcattttgttattcactactttaaagattttttattcatttcaataaataaggcaatgaaccgatttaacattaagtcatcgatttcatcgctatgttgggtgaaattcgtcggctCGCGTTAAAAATGGGACATCCTTctaaaaactcgaaaactgaaAATTCTCGTTTttttgatcggatcacgatt from Gossypium arboreum isolate Shixiya-1 chromosome 1, ASM2569848v2, whole genome shotgun sequence harbors:
- the LOC108483248 gene encoding zinc finger CCCH domain-containing protein 18-like, which produces MEFSDYTQILFNRIKKIDPENVSKIIGYLLLQDYGDQEIVQLATCPDIVMQEVIYKSKLELQQLPFKSASPPISPSMNSVPTLELPSQFSSFSPPVSPSVCSKLFLSPRSVQVTSPYWDQQLVAKHSPDFTTSGYLDSMSDLQAHTQLLSLEDPIEFVENGGFSMANHDVKVGRRYQNLPSFPVKTCHYFNKGYCKHGSNCRYFHGQVSDNFPQMFVHNSMDAVSEDHVMSLEKLEVELVELLKTKRGDPVSIASLPLLYYEKYGKVLQADGYLTESQRHGKAGYSLTKLLARLKNTIRVIDRPHGQHSVILAEDAPKYMENRNDRNDPGPIVSGSRQIYLTFPAESTFSEDDVSNYFSNYGQVEDVRIPCQQKRMFGFVTFVSADTVKMILAKGNPHYVCGARVLVKPYREKSKLVDRKYPERIESPMFYPPHYIDMESELQSIPRGYATSRLFKKQFMEDPEQIFQPPRRRLSDIHLAQKPLANQSFFAHSMNELKVVDDQLNFPSAEFNYLLEALNTSTASDEKIKHVEADNNDQESDGLNLPDSPFTSAIASGISAVI